The following DNA comes from Centropristis striata isolate RG_2023a ecotype Rhode Island chromosome 3, C.striata_1.0, whole genome shotgun sequence.
TTGGGCGGATTCATTTTGTGAACAATGAGGGCCTTTGTGATGTGACCAAAGTATTTCTGCCTTGCTGTGcaaacctgttttttcacaagtaCTGAATCCAGGCAGCAACAGCTCTGACATCAGAATTTCTAAAGGGAGAAAATATCTCTCCTattcttccttttcttcctgGCTAAAGCCGTTTCTGTGTTGGTGTATGCACAGTCTCCTGTCCACTTGTCCAGCTGACCTGCTTGTTCTGGATTTAAGAAACTTAAAGTGTGAAATGGAGAGTACTAGACTCATACCAACGCATACGATACATTTACTTGATATGCAACAGCACATGAGCCACCCACTGGTGACTGTTCCAGTTTGCTTAATACTTGCATTGGTTGCCATGGGAATGTAACTAATTGCATGTAAAATAAGTCTGAAGCGCAGAGGTTTGTTTGATATGAATAAATCATgtgagggaggagaggacaACATGCTTAATGAATGGATGAGCAAAGGAAAATTTGAAATAAAGTGTTGTTGgagctaaaatgttttttgttgttgagtgTAACAAAGCAGTTTCCACTGCtgagaaaattaatttattggcattaacccccccccctcctcctccagtctTACTGCTACAGATACCGATGTGCAGCTCGAAGCCAGAACACTCCGGACAGCGCAGCTTCTAATCTTGGTTTCCGATGTGTCTCTCAGGAGCTACGGTGACCGGACCTACTCGTCTAAAACACAGGGTCCTGGAGTCCAGGTGCTCTTTAACTCAAGTGTTGGCTGTAAAATAAACCAATGAAAGGAATTTAATAGAGCCTTTCTGCTGTGCCATCTCACTGTCGTGGAGTAAGGAATGTCTTAAATTCCAGCTGATATTCACAGGACTGTAATGTGATAAATGATATTTTTATaactttatcattttttaagacttttttccATAAGAAATTAATAGAAAGAATCCTTTCTGTTCTTTTTACACCTCTGAGCAAAGGTGGGGAGAGAACTGAATAACTCAAGTTATTGTTTCTGCTTGGCATCGGCAGTGGCCAGCTCAAAGAAATTTTCACTTGTAAATATCCAAAAGATCTTTGTAAGCAGCTGTATGGGTTGTCAACAAAAACACTGGCTCAGATACAGACTAAAAGTCCATGCAAACTAAAAATGCTGCTGTAAAACGACACTGTGTATTTGCagcaatattattgtaaattattgtCATGTAATGTTTGCATCTACTGATAAATCTGTGGCAAATGGGACCCCAAACAATctaatttatctttttcttaaaaataaataattttcttaACTAGCCATAATAAAAACTTGTTTTGTCTAATTGTGACTCAAAATGTTTCTCTGGGTTTATATGGGAAACTAGGTTATGACAtgatatatgacatatatatgaCATGATATATGACATAATGACATGAATGTGCTTTTACAAAAGGCTTTGTATTTCAATAgagaatatatacatttttaaacctaTAAGAATTTATATATTCTTATCTAACACTCTtatgaatatatattcaaaatctACTACATCAAATGTGTTTAATTCATATCTAAAGTCCTTATAATACATTCCTCTTGTGTTGgtcttttatataaataaaactacaggAGTTCTTTCTCCTGTACGGTATAAAGATAAAAGAAAACTGATGTAGTTCTACTGTAGCAACCACCAGAGGGAAGCACACGCTCAAACATCTATCTGTCCATCCGTCTATCAGTCTCAAGAGTTTATGCACAGTACGTGTTTCTTTCATACTCGTATTGAGAAGTTAAGCTGACACCGTATAAGCTCTGTCTGTAAGGCTGCTTCAGAGCAGTGAGCACTGTGACTGTGTAAAGCGGATTCAGACAGTTTTGGACTGAGATGGGCTTAAGTTCTTCTAAGACATGCGATTAAGAATCCACATCATGTATCACCGTGGAGTGCGCGCGTCTGTCTGAACCTGAACTGAAAGGATAAAATATCTGTAAGACGAGAACAGGATTGGGAAAAAGAAAGACCAAATGTCTGCAAAAGaaccaaaaagtatttattttaacttattcAGCATACATACtgcatgtaaaaataataaaactaagcAATTAGCGAAAAAAAATCTAGCAAAATAAGTGGGGAAAGGGTCAAAAAGTTACTAGTGCACCTTagtaaaaagacttaaaatgtttGAAGAAACATTTGTATTTCTAGCATTAACATCACATTTATCAGCAAACTAAAAGTCCTATTCTCTTGCAATTTAAATCAGAAAGTTCAAAGGTATAGTTGATACAACATTACTGCACAATTGCTAACATTCAGTAGACAGTTTAACAAGTCTAAACCCCGCTGTCAGCTTTAAACTGAAGTTCATACAAACTCCATTATCTATTAGTGCACAACAGATTACCTGTTttacaaaacagagaaagaaacacTGATTTCTACTGACGCTGCAGGAAGACCGTCGGCCCCTGCTGCTGTATTATTAACTCAAAAGAAAGTGAGTCAAAAATGCACCACAGAAACAAGAGCATAGCAACTAAGACAACCTGGAGGCTAAATACAGCTGCCATCTTGGAGAGTCCAAAACAATGAAGAGATAGAAAGAATCAAACAAAGGCGATACGCTATACTAATAAAAATCCTGTCCGTGATCACTCTGCCTCTTAATAGCAAAGCTGAGAATACAAAAGAAACATTTGCAACTTTATTCGACTTTTGCACCAAAATtgcaaaagtgtgtgtttttgtgctgctGGAGAGGCAGCCAGGCCTCCTTACTGAATCCTCACCACATGTAATAACTACGTGTGGTGTCGACAGGAGAGGGTTTTCCCTCTGCACTGCCATCTTTGTCCTTGTCCCCGTCAGCCTCCCATAGGTTGATGAGCGGAGGGTAGAGCTCGTTCAGGGGGATGGAGGAAGTCTTCAGCATGTATTTCTTCAGAGAGTGGTGGTAGTTTTTTCTCTTCCATCTGCGGGCGATGTAGACGCCCACTGTGGCGAGACTGAGGAAGGCCAGCATGGTCGCCATGACAGCCAGCACGGCTGCACTGGGGTGCTGCTCTGACAAGTCCAGGGCGAAGGTCGCGCTACGTGTTGTCACGTTGACACAGGacttgtgtgtctgcaggtggaCGTTGGAGACTGTGAGGCATACCTCGTACTCAGTGGCAGGTTGAAGGTGTGTGAGGTTGTACTCATGGACGTCCACGGGGACGCGAGCTGTGTAGGTGATGTGTGGGTTGTCGATCTTCATGGTGGCTGAGGCCCACTTCAGGTTGGACGACATGACGTTAGAATTGACTTTCCAGGAGACCAGGATGGAGTGCGACTCTGTCTGCTTGACATAGATTTTCATCACCTGGGCGCTGTCGAGCAAGGTGCCATTTATACGGATGCTGGCCACCCGTGTGTCAGCTCCTTCTGTGTTCTGGGCCACACAGGTGTAACGACCAGAATCCTCCACCTGAACATGGGACAGCCGCAGGGTCCCCTCGTTGTTCAAGTGGTACCGCTCTGACACGGTGTCTATCGTGATTTTGGTCCCAAGAGGAGTCACCCAGTAGATCTCAGGCTCCGGCTCGGCCATGGCCCTGCAGTCGAGGCTGACGCTCATGCCCAGCTCGAGGTTCAAGTGGCCTGGGAATGTGTTGTGGGATATAAGGGGCAGGCACTGCTCTGAGGACTCCACCAGTTTTATTTCTCGAACTCGCTGGCCTCTGAGTTCTGGCGGGGAGGCGCAGAGCATGGCCAGGGGCTCCATGAAGCGCACGGTGGTCCTGTTGGAGCTCATCCACTGGATGACACAGTCACAACGCAGTGGGTTGCTGTGCAGACTGATCTCCCGCAGATTAGGCAACACCTCCACAGTGTGCTGGTAAAGAGCAGTGACGGCATTATTGTTGAGCATCAGGCTCTCCAAGGAGGGCATGTCCCTGAAGGCAAACCTATGCACATAAGACAGCTTCGGGTTGTTGGTGGCCTCCAGTTTTGTCAGTTCTGGCAGGTTGTCCAGAGCATAGCGGTCAATTGACACTAACTCCATCATATTGTTGATGCCGAGCTCCTTCAGGCGCAACATATTTCTGAAATCTCCCTCCTGGATCTTGTGaactggatttttgtttaaATCCAAGAATTTCAGATTGGGAACTTTTTGAAGGGCCAGTTGGGGGATTCTGACCAGTTTGTTGTCATAGAAAGAAATGCTTTCAAGGCTATCCAAACCTACAAAAGCATTCGCTGGAACATCAGTGAGGTCCATGCCAGCCAGGACCAGACTCCTCAGGCTTCCTAGAGGCTTGAAGTTCATATCTAGGAGGCCAATAACTGGGTTCTCCCCGATCATGAGGATCTCAAGGTTAGGTGTTTCTTCAAACCAGCGGCTGTCGATGACATGGAGCTTGTTGGAGTTAAGATGAAGGCGCAGCAGGCTTCGCAGGCCCGCAAATGCCCGAGAGGAGATGGAGCTTATCTGGTTGTGGTTCATGTAGAGCTCCTGGAGGTTGGAGAGGTTGCCCAGGCAGTGGTCTGGCAGCTGGCTGATCTGGTTCTCCTCCAGATGCAGGGTGGTCAAGTGGTTCATGTTTGTGAGGCCCACAGCTTCCACAGTGCTGAAGTTGTTCTGGGACAGGTCCAACTCTGTCAAATTGAACAGCGCCTCAAGCTCTCCACTGGTGTGGGAGATTGCATTACTTTGGAGCAGTAACACCTGCGTGTCTGTGGACAGGTTGGTGGGGATGTGCGTGAGCCTCAAGTCATTGCAGTCCACCGTGGTTGACTCCTTGTAGGTCGACTGGGGAGTGAACCAAGGGCGGATCTCGCAGACGCACAAATGTGGACATTCTTTGCCATTTatgggagacagacaggaaagaAGCAGTCCCACGCACAGCCAGAGCAGAGGAGGCCAGAGCTGCGAGCTGAGGGCCATGTTGTCTGCTCTCTCTGGTCACACCAAGCTTAGGCGAGAGGCAGTGTTCTGGAGAAAGACTTGGAAGGAAAGTTCATGAGCATTAGTCTTTTTTACTGCTAGCTGGATACTGTATGCACTTTCTTATCCAGGAGAAAGTTATTTGCAGAAGCCAGGGCAGAAGATCATCTGGTCCAGGCTTGAACTCTGCCGATTGTTTTGTCTGTTCTCACTTCCTGGCCTTGAGGTTTGAGcctaaaagaagacagaaaggaGGTATAATGTTAAAGCCTGCAACTAGCATATACAATCTTTGTTATAACGTTTGCAGAAAGTTATATTTcacatgaattaaaaaaacaactgaatagAGAATTTGAAAAGTACGATGGATGTATTTGGTTTCCCTGGAGAGGGTTACACATGAGGCAAGTGGCAGTTGTGCCACCACACAGAAATTTAGGGGACAAAGTTGACGTGTCTAACAGGGCAGAAAGAATCTGTCAAATTTGTCTTGCTGCCCTTCTGTCATCTAGACATTAATTCCCTACCTTTTTAATGAGCTCCTGCACAGTCAGACACAGTTTGAAAATAACGATAAGTTTGAGAAAGAGTCACTTTTGGATCTTGAAATAAAATTGACTAAGACCATGCATGCCAAGAACTACTTAACCCTGGTGCTTCACTAGGAACATTTGCTGAtttattcttttaattattttcaattttcagAGT
Coding sequences within:
- the LOC131969181 gene encoding leucine-rich repeat neuronal protein 1-like, which gives rise to MALSSQLWPPLLWLCVGLLLSCLSPINGKECPHLCVCEIRPWFTPQSTYKESTTVDCNDLRLTHIPTNLSTDTQVLLLQSNAISHTSGELEALFNLTELDLSQNNFSTVEAVGLTNMNHLTTLHLEENQISQLPDHCLGNLSNLQELYMNHNQISSISSRAFAGLRSLLRLHLNSNKLHVIDSRWFEETPNLEILMIGENPVIGLLDMNFKPLGSLRSLVLAGMDLTDVPANAFVGLDSLESISFYDNKLVRIPQLALQKVPNLKFLDLNKNPVHKIQEGDFRNMLRLKELGINNMMELVSIDRYALDNLPELTKLEATNNPKLSYVHRFAFRDMPSLESLMLNNNAVTALYQHTVEVLPNLREISLHSNPLRCDCVIQWMSSNRTTVRFMEPLAMLCASPPELRGQRVREIKLVESSEQCLPLISHNTFPGHLNLELGMSVSLDCRAMAEPEPEIYWVTPLGTKITIDTVSERYHLNNEGTLRLSHVQVEDSGRYTCVAQNTEGADTRVASIRINGTLLDSAQVMKIYVKQTESHSILVSWKVNSNVMSSNLKWASATMKIDNPHITYTARVPVDVHEYNLTHLQPATEYEVCLTVSNVHLQTHKSCVNVTTRSATFALDLSEQHPSAAVLAVMATMLAFLSLATVGVYIARRWKRKNYHHSLKKYMLKTSSIPLNELYPPLINLWEADGDKDKDGSAEGKPSPVDTTRSYYMW